A segment of the Lycium ferocissimum isolate CSIRO_LF1 chromosome 5, AGI_CSIRO_Lferr_CH_V1, whole genome shotgun sequence genome:
CTATTAATAGGttatcaaaaaattttaaaaagtgaatCCGTTAATAGACCTGACAGTGAACCATTGTCAAACTTAGGATAGTTTTCTCCAATTTGCCGTTGAGCTGGTTCTCTTTGTGTTTTGCAGTCAAAATAATACTATCATGCTTATGATTTTTACTTGTTGGAAGCTGATATTTCCTTTAAAAGTTTAGTTTCCTGTGTCTTGAAGGTTTAACTTCGTCTAAGCTATTACTAAACTTTGTATTTCATTAGGAGAGAGGATGGCATACCCAGTCGGCGCAAATTTTACACCCCATGTGATCACTGTTAATGCTGGTGAGGTAAGCCGATATTTCATTATGATGACCAAACTTTGTATTTCATGGTCAGTGCAAATTCTATCCGTTTCTTTCCTCTATGAGTTATgactataaatataaaatattttgggGGAGGGATACAAGAGAAGTTAATCTGATGTAATGGACTGCTTCACGAAATTTTCTTTTGACTTATCCAGCCAAATAGTGGTGTAAATGAAATAGAAGGAACAGTTAACCTAACTAGTGAAAGTTCATCAGTGCTAAATTTTAAAAACGTCATATCCCCTTCTAGTTATACTATTCGAAAGTGGGTTAAATATGGCTTTTAGCTGGCGGAATGTGCAATGTGTTTCTAGAGAAAGGAGTGATAAAGCACGAAGAGGTGAATACTATGGCTTTGAGAAAATGTAAGATTCTATATGTCAAGTTTGAATTTCTCTAGTCTATTTGACTAGTCAAAAAGGAATAAACTATAAGAGGtgaaaataagcaaaaaagaaCTTCCCTACAGATATATTTTGGATTTTGGCTATATATGTCAGTCAGCCAAAGGCGTCAGACCTATATTTCAGACAGTAGTGCAATTTGACAAATAGTGAATACGCATGCCACCCCTTGGTGAAGAATATAGAGAACATATATTGATGAAAAGTAAGAAGTTTCTCTTGAATTTGACTTGGGCATGAGGTATATAATTTCTGATGTATTTCAGGAGAAAGCACCTGAATAAAGTGTGCTTGTTGGAACATGGTAATTCTGCATGGTGATAATTTGATCTGAAAGAAGAAATATCTACTGAACCTCGTTTCCTTTAAAAGAAGATGTATTTTTAATTCCAGTAATAAGCTTAAATTGGCTACTTTCTCGGTTCACCttctcctccttttcttttttcacctCACCAACTGAGGGAGCTTTATTTGAATGATAGGAATCAAATTAGGTTTGCTGCCTAGACCCTTGGATACTAGGATTAATTATATGGCTGTATCTTATGTGGTCTGCATGACACATGCATGTCATGAGATtctgtatttgaaattttctctGGTATGAATATCTATTCCCACTAAACCAGGTGACTAGGATGTACAAAAGTTTCATAGATACCTGTAAATGGAACTCTATGTTATCTCTTCAAATGATTTGTAAATCAAGAACTAGCCCTCTTTGTTGGGGCATGTGCTGCATTTAGACAAATATGTTGGCTTTTGCTTTGCGGTAATTCTTGCGCACTTAGCTTCTTGCTGGTTGCATGCTGCTTCCTACTGCTGAATGAAATGAGGTCATTATCACCATGGTTATTAAGGCATCATAGGCTGAGGAACCCTAGATTTCTTATAGAAAATTGACAAAATGTTCGATCTTTCAGGAAAGGGAAGACAATGAGTTAGGCAGAGGTAGTTCTAGTAGTTATTCTTGTTGTGATTATTACTTCCTAGCCAGTATGATTGATACAATATCCTAGAACTGACTGGATAAGTAATTAACATGGCTTCAGTGGTATTTTGAACGTTATTTTGCTGAGATTTCGTTGGTTGTTTGTACTTATGTGAGGAATATTTAAAATCCAATTTCTTTATGATTTGTGATTACTTTGGTGTATTAGGATGTCAAcatgaaaataatttcatttgctcaaCAAGGATCTAGAGCTATTTGCGTGCTGGCTGCAAATGGTGCAATTTCAAATGTTACACTTGGTCAGCCTAATTCTTCTGGTGGTACCTTGACCTATGAGGTGTGAGCCATTTACTTTTACTATGCTTATTTGCATGTATGGATGTGCTTGATTTTGCCGCAGCATATACATTTTATAACACCGCTTGATTTGCTTCATCAATTTACAGGGATATTGCACCACATAACtattgaataaaagaaagaaaattttcctGCATGCATGAAAAGTATACTCTACTTCTTTCCCATTTTCTTCTTATCTAAATTATGATTAATGATTCTGTGTTTGCTGCAGGGTCGTTTTGAAATTCTGTCTCTGACAGGATCATTTATGCCTAGTGATAATGGAGTAACAAAGAGCAGATCTGGTGGGATGAGCGTCTGTCTTTCAGGCCCTGATGGTCGGGTTATGGGAGGAGGACTTGCAGGCATGTTGCTAGCTGCTGGTCCCGTTCAGGTTAGTACCGACATTTTTGGCTTACTGTTGTTCTTATTCCAACAAGGTGTTAGGTAACAAGCTGTTCAAGTCACATTTTGGGCTATTTGTGATCTGTGGAATTGGAGATGATTGGCTGGAGTTGCAACACCAAAAAAACATAATCCATCTCTTTTCCTGTACTTTTTCTTTGTGTGCAATATGCATCCATGTTGGCCGGAAAGTTCTTCAAATCTTATGAATGACCAATTGCACCCACAGATAACTGCTAGTTTGAATATCttcttcctttaattttttcacCGATTCCTCATTTTGTGTCTGGCAGTGAGCTTCCAAAACTAATCTGAACATCTTGAGTGCATCAGGTAGTGGTCGGTAGCTTTATACCTGGTCATCAGCTGGAGCAGAAGCCAAAGAAGCAGAGAGTCGAGCATGCTGCTTTTGCCGCTATTCCTGCCCCTCCCATTTCTGAAGTACGAACTGGCGGAGCTTACTCTGGGCCAAGTCCCAACATTGCTGCTTCTATTTCTTTTCCCGGGGATAACGCGAATTCTATATACAGCTCAAGAATCTCAACGTCACAAAGTAACATTTCTTTGCCGGGGGAGGAATCTAAAGAGCAGAACCCATCATCCTGATTGAACTGGATGTTGTATTGTTGTAACCTTATTGTTAATTGTTAATTGACTTTGATAGGTGCAGTAGGGCATAATTTGTGTTAGTTTAACCTAGGACATCACTCTTCTTATAGGTGTCATAAGATAGGAATTTTCTACCGGTAGGAGCTTGTTATCACTTGTCACTGTTTTTCTGATTGACTTGATGTTGATGTACCAAGTCATTGTATGAAATTGCAGAATGTCATTCTGACATTTGATTACTGGAAGCTACTAAGGTTGTTTCTTTCCTTGTCATCGGTCATTTTATAGTTCCTTCCACTTACATACCAAAAGGTACAAATATACTTAACTTTGCTAGTGAGAGAGCTAATATACCCTCGTTAAAAAAATGGTTCATATATACTTCTGTCGTTATACGAATGGTGCGAATATACCTTTTCGCtgacagattaaaaaaaaaatcatttagctcatttaattttaaaaaatgtcacCTGACTTTAAAAAGAtcgttcgtttaaaaaaaaaaaaaatctgtggctttaaaaagtataagtctacccatttttaaacgaaccagaccgGATCCACTAGGAAAAAAATTACCAGGTggcattttttaattaaaaaacaagttgaattgttataccccgcattttgtacgtatgaatattccgagttagttgcgacaagttaaaggcGAAGCCATcttccggttttgttttaatacGCAAGCCGcttgtgattattattattggcatgaaatgataagggcgaacttggaatttggaaagtgtTATTAGTTCATAAcctcttggagaagccaagtggccgtgggtcccacccatggttggccaattgttttgAGCCAAGAAATGGTATGTGTTCATTTCATAATTATGGGAGCTAAGTGTACATAAATAAAGATGACCATGCAAGAatagtcatctttttcacttggaaatctctagaaatttgaagaaaatttggagggaaaaagaaaagagagaaaaagagggCACATGgtcggccatgtgcttggccatgtgcatggtcatgtgccatattattattatatatatgggaattggatgactaagttcatcattttcatcaattcttactctagaaatttcatgaggaatgaagaaaaaaaaaagaaggagaaaaacggcaatagggggctggccgaaccagccccatggagttggtcaagaaaaatttgtttcttttagcttttatactaattggaaggtcctcgtcaacatggaagggtcgttggagcaagaagaacatCCGTTGGTGCGGTTGGGgagcctagccgagtgaaggaattcaatggaagaaggtgagttttgatcttctttgcatgttttatagatgtttgtgcatgttgtgcgatgtggaaatgaatggagttcGTGAAAATAGGGTAGGggagtgtggccgtgcatatgtattGTGTGAATAAGAACGATGAACTAAACTACTTGGTGTttgattgatattgttatggacgttttgcgcatgttgtgatgtgttgaaatgaataaaattcataaagttgtgtgtgatgatgggttggccgaatggtggctgtttgtgtggaagagatggacaaattttatttgatataatttggttgtcgtattgtgaattctacaatgtgaaatgaaggtttaatgacgtATGTTGgcgttgcaattgttgtgggctgtttgaaagtcaatatgattttaatatgttttctcataattgtaaggatcatgttgtaatgtatgggattgtggatgtagttcatgaatttggaaggtagaaatgtgatGTCGTTGGCAAAAATTATTGGTATTGtcattgataatgtggccgagttccattctcgggtttgttgttgtatttttggccgagttgaattctcggggatggcgcattcaCGGGGGGAAATGCTGCGCCAAATTTACGAGACAATTGATACTTTAagattcaatttctaaaaaagctctaatcaatgtttggtaaacatgaccatttgtagattttggagcgtttggaatttgaatttggagtagcgtaaggagcggaaaaggtatgtaaggcttaccctttctttctcttggcatgtcctagatatacttggcttgaatttggaccttggggacaactctactcttcggaatccacgtccgaaattgcccctttttctttcagtaaaattgaatcaattatgttgctaatggttggaaaagttgtctaaacacctagaacttgaacaaatgggacccgactatcttaaaactatcacgaatgatattatgaagtgtaaaatacgtaaattgggtacgccacctcatttgacccgaggtgggcccacaatccccgagacctatgtatattgttctatttgccttatttccgtacgataaataatgaaaacctttggctaatgttccgagtttgttataagtacttGGTAACTCAGATGTGAGCATTCCGGTTCGACCATTctgatataaatgcttcggtacggacgatctgatttgaatattttggtataagcattccgatgtaaaaaCTACGATTtaagtattcgatataagtattcaaaataaatattcgatGTATATGTTCGACATCGGTATtcgatctaagtattttggtataagcattctgatatgataactCGATATGAGTACTCGGTGCGAGCGTACGATATAAGTGATAcgctatgtgtatttggatatgagtcGTCGATCCGGTAttttaatatgagtatgctctataagcgttaatgttcttcatgtacgatctcggatcgcttaaacgatccgaagaggtttcgtattccaaacgctcataactttccgatactaactcggaagaacccgaaactcgtttccgagccttcgaatgttggtaagtgtacgtattcatcgagtccggatttatgtgcatatggtttctcacgactcgctcgtgcatgctcaatgtatctttcacttaGTCCGGGCaaggcatgttatgttctcgtgcgtactctacggtatgattcgattcaccgagtccgggccgggacatgttctcgtgcgcattccaccGCATTGCTCGCCGAGTCCGTACtgcgggccggacacgttatccgtatgtatttatgatttgatggtacgggggatggcggccggatggcacatgatgattattcaccgagacccgcgatggggggcgggacacgttatgtatatttggtacatgattctgacatgcatgattccatattaccgagtcccttaacaaagggccgggacacgttatttgcctatatgacatatgattctgttatacatgatcctattcaccgagtccctcatcagagggccgggacacgttatatgcatatgtgatctATGATCCTAACATGCAttgatgagtctatccaccgagtcccctcGCGGAGGGCGGGGACACGTTACACGCATATAAGATATGTTACTTTGGCATATGGTGATTCTGTTCGCCGCGTCCCTTCGTAAAGGGGCCGGGTTCTGTATCTGTGTAAATTCTATATGATTCTGATATTCATAATCTAATCTGTGTCCGGAAAGTAAGCATTCTGAAATTCTATACGCTCGGTATTCCGTCCGCTATATGACCTCATCTGaatattctgtacgttctgtattcTGTCCGGTATAAGTCATCTGAGCATTCGCGCGTTTGGTATTCCGTCCGACACACATCTTATCCGAATAATTTGTACGTTCGTACTCcgtccgacgtgtgacatctCCGGCACTCGTATTTtctcgcacctcttcggacatgcggctttgtgattgtaaaataagcattttggtactaCGTTGACCTACTTACTTTCCGTACCTTTTACGCGTATGAGACGGTATGTATGGACCGTGTCCGAAAGGTAAGCGTCGGTATTCCGAGTAGTGTATGTACACGATAGTTCCGTACGTTCAATTATAGTTCCGTTActacgtattgcatgccttacatgctcggtacattttccgtgccGACCCTCTCTCTTAtctcggggtgcgtttcatgccgcgcggtactcccgacgatagtgaagttattatagaagatgttccggcggagatggcaagctccattttccgagtgttcgccgagtcgagtttgtccgttatgatttacggatcCGTGttgagactttgcagacagcgtcgtgggtgttggttgtcggtctgtaagcggcttcgtcagccgatatgtcggtccgtgttacGCATTGAATTTTGTacgattataaatttgttcgacttgaaggctacgagaaagaatatttctgaaaaattttgctatgtattttatcctatttgatttaaaaagtctGGAGTGATTTTGCATGCAAAGAAGAGTCTGAGGgctcgctcggccctaggtaagggtcgggtgcccatcacaccctaataaggttagggtgtgacatgaatgattctcttttttaaaaaattttgttaCTAAAAAGAGTATATTTGCTCCATTTGTGTAACGACGAGGATAtatatgcattatttttttaacgAGAAGTATATCTGCTTTatatcgcaaagttgaggggtatatttgcacctttccCTAACTTTTATCAGTGATTTAAAAGGCGTGGTCGTAAGGCGAGTCATTTTACATATGCCTCGgtgaggcgtaagccccgaggcaTGGGACGTAAGCCTCAtggatatttaatttttagtatttttataaattgatataataaacatataaattaaaaaatgcattaaaattatgaaaaataataataaaattagtaGGAAAATGTATATATCTATTATTAACATGCTAACATGTGCACgaaccattttaaaaaaatcttgaaaaattgAATGAGGTAAAGAAGCAGCACACTAATAATATAACTATGATGAAACATAAGTAGAGTTGTAAAAATGATACTCTATCCTAACAATTCAGAGATAATAATgacaataatataaagttattgttttaaaacttaaaactagATAACAAATTAATACTCATTATAATACAAATAGCCAAAATAGAGTcttcaaaatattatctaaactAGAGCGATACCAAAAGAAATTCTAACTAAGAACTATCTTAAGAAAGATAAGTTGAagaatgctaaaaaaaaaaaaaaaattaacttgaagaaaataaagcataaagaaggaaaatgcaAGCATCGAGGCATTGTAAGAACTGGAGGACAAAACTCTTTGCTTTGTAGTTTGCACTTCGCATACAAAGGTTTAAAGTGTATTTGTTACTCCGAAAACAACAAAGAGAAAAGATTATGAAATTAGGATAAACAATTagaaaaaacttttaaatttttgagatttttaatttgagaatttactatgagttaacttttaaaaaagatttaatAAGTAATTTTTGTTAAATCTATGTGTTCAAGACAGTATTTTAACAAAACCAGTTTCTGTTATAAGAatgtaaaatagaaaaaatgttAAGGACAGAAaatagatgaagaagaaatttcCGAGCCCACAAGTTTCTTGTGTGTCCTTAAGAAATCTAATCTCCTCACAGTTGCCAAGGTTACTGGATTAACTTCTCCCATGATAGAACGGAAAAACTATTCTGTAATAGCGGCAATGCAAATTATAGAACTTCAGCGAACTCAAAGATCGGCAACAAATCACACTAGACACTTACTGTTTTGTTTGAAAAGTATGCAGTATGCAGAATGCAGAAGAGAGAGGGGAGTAAAAACATTTTCAGTGTTCTGGACTTTTTTTTCAGTAACTGAAATGAGGCGAAGCCTCCGAAAGTTTATAGCCATTGAACGCACCTGTTCGGGAAGAAGATGACCGTTTGGTCAGTTAATTTCCGTTGGaaatttaatattaatttatttcttgtattaattaaataaataaataatacacgaattaatattaagaaaaggaAACTTAAgtgatgaaaaaggaaaatcaatttggtccaaaaagattatcaatcaatcagatcatttgaccaaatccaaatcTGAATCCAAGCGACGGCGACGGTGCTAGGGGAGTCCCTCTTCTCAACTCTTTAAGAGCTAGAAGAAGTGTTTTCTATATAAGCACATACATATCACTTTCCACCACTAATGTGGGAGAATGGTCACTTAGAAAAGttacattttcaaaattttagttCCCTCCATTTCCCAATTCACACTTCACCTTTAAAGCTCACTACTTATTGACTTTAAAtcccaacaatcccccacatgaatggggaat
Coding sequences within it:
- the LOC132056656 gene encoding AT-hook motif nuclear-localized protein 6 isoform X2, with product MEEKEGVNSFGVTVKGDEASESYRVAPRIESNNNEFISVAATPVSVTEETKKRRGRPRKYGPDGKVAAVALSPMPISASIPLTADFSPWKNSTSRPVDSIKKKNKFEVETPGERMAYPVGANFTPHVITVNAGEGRFEILSLTGSFMPSDNGVTKSRSGGMSVCLSGPDGRVMGGGLAGMLLAAGPVQVVVGSFIPGHQLEQKPKKQRVEHAAFAAIPAPPISEVRTGGAYSGPSPNIAASISFPGDNANSIYSSRISTSQSNISLPGEESKEQNPSS
- the LOC132056656 gene encoding AT-hook motif nuclear-localized protein 6 isoform X1 gives rise to the protein MEEKEGVNSFGVTVKGDEASESYRVAPRIESNNNEFISVAATPVSVTEETKKRRGRPRKYGPDGKVAAVALSPMPISASIPLTADFSPWKNSTSRPVDSIKKKNKFEVETPGERMAYPVGANFTPHVITVNAGEDVNMKIISFAQQGSRAICVLAANGAISNVTLGQPNSSGGTLTYEGRFEILSLTGSFMPSDNGVTKSRSGGMSVCLSGPDGRVMGGGLAGMLLAAGPVQVVVGSFIPGHQLEQKPKKQRVEHAAFAAIPAPPISEVRTGGAYSGPSPNIAASISFPGDNANSIYSSRISTSQSNISLPGEESKEQNPSS